The Culex pipiens pallens isolate TS chromosome 2, TS_CPP_V2, whole genome shotgun sequence DNA window ccttttacacggagttcacacacactaccaaacgtttgttttgatagtgtgcgtgagcgccgtgtaaaaagtgacagttcgtcactttttagtttgactttgaccaaccaacggggtacaaactaaaaaagtgtcaaacgaaaaagtgaccaatcaccgggggttgagtgtagaatggtaccgtcaactggggcgaattatGACTACAGTATGAATAGGGACACTGCCactcgaagctagtccgtcccatttgtaattttgtcaattttgaggtaatgatgcagtttggttcaaaatcatgtaaactatcagaaaaaccaataaaatgtagtacagtagttgttcggtaactgggctgagaacgtagcccagtcaccgaatgctgctcgctaactgggctgaacgaaaaattactaggggaccaccgatgcataatattttcctgatgaaatataaaaataaaaattacttagatttatttacaatgcttacttttcatatttctttgattgtgacttgaaattaaataaatgtttgaaaaagtttttttttatttgttgaacagGCTTttggcatccattaacccctcggtcatttcggtttgttttggttttttgacgtttgtctgctttttaactgggctacagcccagttatcgagcgcccagttaaaaagcagcccagttaaacaacgcccagttaccgaacaactactgtactttgttctagaaagccggagaaaatccactttttcatGAAACTCTAatacgtagccttatgggcgggacaactttgacactcgtttttctcggctcgctgtttttacatatcgtcagttgtgtgctatcttgtgacaacgaccatttagtactatcagagaaaatcgatttttaaagtttgatgataaatattttcaaaactatgaatgatagcgCCAAACCTTttaaagcaatcggttcgtatactatcgcttaataaacgctccaagtttcaactgatTTGGGTACACCAGTGAAAAGATACAGTGAATTTTATAAAcacaaatctgaaaagcacgagtcacaagtgtgttttgaaagtaaaattgtactacgtgtcacaagtgttcACAGAATTCtcatacaaacaaaaataagctcaaatcattGGATTtttcgacttaatcagtatattttcaaaaacattagaTTGCATTGCCTTAAGAAAGTAAAACTGCAAAGGAGATGTCTCATTTTGAAAGTGAATTAAAAagagattaaaataatttgaaaaaatctttatttttcatCTTTCCTGTTATAAATATGTCTAGCTTCTTTAACAAAGCGGCAACGAAAATGCATTCTCTCTCTTTCCTTAAACTTTATTGTAAAATTGAGCTTATCGCAGTACTAAATGCTTGGCACCCACAAACTCCACGCATTGGCTCGGTAGTATTTTGTCTTTGTTCCTAACTTGTTATTACATCTCTGTCCACACCCCGGCTCACAGCTCGTCCCGTTCGTCGCTTCCCTCGTACTGGTAATCGTCCTCGATCGGCTGTTCGTTGCAAATTCCGGCCAGCTCGGAGCACAGTTTAATGTCCGTGTCCTTGACACTTCCCTCCTGCATGAACAGCTTCAAGATAGCCTCCTCCTGGTCCTCGACAATCTCCAGACAGAGGTGCTTCAGCGATTTGTTCAGATCGCCCTCCTGGACAAAGTCAACCTCGGACATCTCCGGGTTCATTCCGTTCTCGGTCATCATCTTCAGCACCGTCGGGCGGCCGTTTCGCTTGTAGCGTGCCTTGGCGTAGTCGTCCATCCGGTCGCACACCGTTTCCATCAGCTCGGTCAGGTACATCTCCGACTTGGAGTACAAAAtagtcttcttcttcttggaaTCGCCGGTCGCGTCCAACCGGTAGTCTCCGACGTCGATCTTCTTCTTGGGATCGACCTTGCCAACGGCCAGCTCCATTTCGGTCATCGTAGCCTTACACACAAGGCACTTGACCTCTTTACTACTGAAGGGTCGCGCCGCCGGATGTTGACCCGCGGTCAAACTGGCCAACGTGCCCAGGATGATGGTCCCCACGGCCAACAGGTAGCATGTTTCGGACTTCATGGCTCTGGAAGTGTGTGGTGGCTTACCGTCCTGAGGAGGAGATCCAGCGAGCAACTGGTTTAGGAACGTTCTGGTTCAGGTCTGCCGAGATAAACGGGTTTTGGACGGTGATTATCGAAAATAAACACGTATCATCGCAAGATTGGTCGGtttatttgacattttgggAAATGTCAAAAGCTGCCGGTGTGGAATTTTACCGAATTTACCGCTGCAAAAGGGGGATTGGACATTTACCGAGCACTGACACCAAAGGGTGTGCAGGAGAATctttgaagatcaaaaaaagttttcgagatttaaaattattttttataacacGAGGGATACAAATGTACAGTTTAGTCCTTGGTTTAGTCTAtattaatgagcaattctctgagatttcggtcactcgattttttttgtatttttttaatccagctgaaacttttttggtgcctttggtattgCAAGATCAGTTCCTAactggactcggtcgttggaaacgaccgtcggctcaacgacagaggaaataggcggcgggccagatgcgggcatacaaatttcaaaacctctccccccttacttcgtctcaccattcagctgcagctttgttgacaaacaaacggagcacgcgttcgcatgatggcggcaccgagccagaattaggggtggtCATgtggttaaaaatgaaaaatttttcaagaaaaataatattttccttgtggtttggttgagcgttttagcagaatgcattactgtgaacaAGGGCATTTAAGTGAGCAAAAGAGTTCCTCAATTTTGCCCAGAGTAACGAGAGTTTTTCAATGTTCCTCCGAGTTACTCCGGTTGCTTTTCACCAATCCCACCTACATAGACGCTGTTCCTCCGCCAAAATTCTCTTCCGATTACGAAATCGCCTCCAGTCCCATATCCGCCTCGTTCTCAGCATCTCGAACGACTCGATGTGGTGCCGATCGCCGAGCGGTTCCTGCTCCTGCAGCGGATGCGGCGGATAATTAATCCATCTTGCTCAGACATTCGTCCTCCTGGAAGAGCGCGTACGCAAAGACTCGATGCCACCGTCTAGCAGGAGTGCGCCAATCAGAGCTTCAAAGCAGTTGGCCAAAGCGTGGCGAAGTTCCAGCTCGTGGCACAGGTCCGACTTATGCGCGTACAGCATAAATTCCTCCAGGTGCGAGTACGGCGAGATGTTCATTCAGGACGATCGCTGCGCGGTACGTTGCAAGGCCACCTGGGAGAAGATCGCGGGGTTAAGAAAGCTAAATAAGCACTTCGATCAACCTACCTTTCTCCAGATCCGCGAAGAAATCGCGCCGCTCGTTGTGCGTAATGTTTCTGTCCGTTTCGTACTCCTTGCCGAACCGGGACCAGGATGCCGCAGTTGGTCAGGCTGTTCCGGACGTGGTTCGGATTTGTGCCGAAATTTTCCTTCTAACTACCCAGGGCGATAATTTTCACATTGgcgaaaaacataaacaaacaacatTGTCATGGTTGCATATACCAAGGTATCGACAATAGGGTGGGCATTGAAAAACTCGGGAGGAAGCTGAGAAACTCAGAGTTACTCCGAGTTACTCCCAGAGTTTCTCACTGAATTGCCCTTGACTGTGAATACacagagacgagttgttccttttaattccgctatatatttttaatatcttgacagatacgtatttcgtctactacttgcagacttcatcagtgttctgttctcgactcgaTGAACACTGATGGAGtttgcaagtagtagacgaaatacgtatctgtcaagatattaaacatatagcggaattaaacggaacaactcgtctctttgtattcactctatttttccgactgaataaaaaaattgcgagcatgttcaaaccaaggttcaaacaattattcttgATGTCAGAGAAGtaactaaaaatcaaaattttaatccatattttttctagaattgggtcctaaaatgaagcttagattgctgatattattgtttacagcgataaagcttatttttctgagtacaatgaccctttgtacgaccacaaagagtttaaaatggatttttaaatcaattttgaaaaattaacctcgcggtccttcttgacagaaaagctcctacttgacagctcgttccaaggggaccatagttgatgcatcgaaaaaatgttgtcttgtcatttttttttttgcattgaaatgaaaaaaagttttcagaaatggtttttaatcgtgttttttaccgttgtacataaaaattgacatagggctttagtacccaattgggtactaaagccctatgtcaatttttatgtacaacggtaaaaaacacgattaaaaaccatttctgatcactttttttcattttaatgggagcgttcttttattacgtaacgcagtagggggggaggggggggttggaggccgtgttacgctccatacaaaatttttaaaatttgtatggaaattttgttacgagggggggggggagggggtctaaaagtccaatttttgcaaaaaaaatattgacaagacaacattttttcgatggatcaactatggtccccttggaacgagctgtcaagtaggagcttttctgtcaagaaggaccgcgaggataatttaattaacctcgcggtccttcttgacagaaaagttcctacttgataGCTGGTTCCAAGAGGACCatagatccatcgaaaaaatgttgttttgtcattttttttgcacccagttgggtactaaagccctatgtaaatttttatgtacaacggtaaaacacgattaaaaactatttctgatcactttttttcattttaatgttcCTCAAACtaccatggtcgggctttcagtgtATGTCTCGCCCCTCGCTCACCGTCCAACTCCCTTTCGTCCTCTACACCCTCTACACCGCACCGCATCGCAGCCAACTTCGCTCCGTTCGTCAGCTTTACACCGCACTCAAACTTGTCAAACTTCCCGACACACCGAACGTCAACAGAAAAACGCCAAAGTCATCGTCGCGGCTCATCGTCCATCGTTCCGAAAGCCACACAAAAAAACGCTGCAGCTGCATTCGATTCTGTCCCCGTTGTTTGCTGTTGCAGATTCTACGGTTCCGGAAGTTCTAACGTAAGGGAAGTTTAGTCAAGATTTGCTAGGTAGTTTGAGCTGTAAGACACACTAAAAGAAGAAATGGATCGCCTGCTGCGACTTGGTGGCGCTATGCCCGGATTGACCCAGGCCCCGCCGACGGACGCTCCGGTCGTGGACACGGCCGAGCAGGTCTACATCTCGTCGCTGGCCCTGCTCAAGATGCTGAAGCACGGTCGGGCCGGAGTGCCGATGGAGGTTATGGGACTGATGCTGGGTAAGATGATTTTGGTCCGGAAGTTGGTCCTTTGTCTTGAATGGTTTTTGTCTTTGATTTTTAGGAGAGTTTGTGGACGATTACACGGTGCAGGTTATCGACGTGTTTGCGATGCCCCAGACCGGAACGGGAGTGTCCGTCGAGGCGGTTGATCCGGTGTTCCAGGCAAAAATGTTGGACATGCTGAAGCAAACGGGTCGGCCGGAAATGGTCGTCGGATGGTACCACTCGCATCCGGGCTTCGGTTGTTGGTTGTCCGGCGTGGACATCAACACGCAGCAGTCGTTCGAGGCCCTGTCCGAGCGTGCCGTGGCCGTCGTCGTCGATCCAATCCAGTCCGTCAAGGGCAAGGTCGTGATCGACGCGTTCCGACTGATCAACCCGAACATGCTGGTGCTGGGCCAGGAACCTCGCCAGACCACCTCCAATCTGGGTCACCTCCAGAAGCCCTCCGTTCAGGCGCTGATCCACGGCCTTAACCGCCACTACTACTCGATCAGCATCAACTACCGGAAGAACGAACTCGAGCAGAAGATGCTGCTGAATCTGCACAAAAAGTCCTGGATGGACGGGCTCACGTTGGCCAACTACCAGGAGCACTGCAGCATCAACGAGAGCACCATCAGCGAAATGCTCGAGCTGGCCAAGAATTACAACAAGGTAAAAAACACTTCTCAAATTTCTTACATACACAATTCATAAATTAACAAATCCTTTTTTTCTGATTAAGGCCCTGGAGGACGAGGAAAAGATGACACCGGAGCAGCTCGCGATCAAGAACGTGGGCAAGCAGGACCCGAAGCGGCACCTGGAGGAGAAGGTGGACACCCTGATGTCGAACAACATCGTGCAGTGCCTCGGTGCGATGCTGGACACGATCGTGTTCAAGTAGGACCTGGAATCGGGCCTGGCGACACCTTGTCTGATCATAATAACGCGCTATTTGTgaaattaaatcattaaaaaaaactttactatTTTATAAGTACTAATAGCTGAAACTGCGTTTTGTGTTTGTTGAGAAATGCCATCTTATCAAAAGGTATCTTACGAAAACtctttaaaaatagttatttttatgGAGTATTCtgactgattttagcgtgacatactttatggatgacgctttgttcgctctacagcattgccttggcgttcttgaCTGCGAGATTCCCACCCGAAGGCAATTgcaaacgacctaacctctaggttagaccggggccaacatttacttccccatccgacggaaggtgtgatcagacaaatcttgtctcgaaaaatgccatcgGAGCCGACTGGCAGCGAACCCAGGCCAACTGAGGTGGGTGACAGGCAACCACGTTTACCACTACACCAAGGGTCCCGGCCTAACCACGCTATGCAATTTATTGAAGACTCAACCGTCTATTATgtagtatttatttttaaaagcacGCGATTTATATCATAACATCGTACTGAGAATTCCTTCctatagcactactgctcggttggcacgcgttcgattaaaaaataatcctgaccTCATCCATCTTATTAACTCCTCAAAACGCGCGTGATACGTTGTAGTAGaagcagccgatttagcggtcccgCCATGCAAGTaacggactaacattcccatcttACCAATGGTCGTGGTCGGCGCCgtgattgatcagcatgatCAGTGATGAGTCCATGGAGCAACTTTTGGAGGCCTTTGTCAATAATTGAGTAGCATTTACGGGTAGACATCAATGCTAATTTACAAAATTGGCTCACGTaccttattttaacaaaatgttgaattctcaaaattgtttgaaattccatattttgttttgaatataaTAACACATT harbors:
- the LOC120421115 gene encoding ribonuclease 3-like, which translates into the protein MNISPYSHLEEFMLYAHKSDLCHELELRHALANCFEALIGALLLDGGIESLRTRSSRRTNV
- the LOC120421110 gene encoding protein seele, which encodes MKSETCYLLAVGTIILGTLASLTAGQHPAARPFSSKEVKCLVCKATMTEMELAVGKVDPKKKIDVGDYRLDATGDSKKKKTILYSKSEMYLTELMETVCDRMDDYAKARYKRNGRPTVLKMMTENGMNPEMSEVDFVQEGDLNKSLKHLCLEIVEDQEEAILKLFMQEGSVKDTDIKLCSELAGICNEQPIEDDYQYEGSDERDEL
- the LOC120421121 gene encoding 26S proteasome non-ATPase regulatory subunit 14, whose product is MDRLLRLGGAMPGLTQAPPTDAPVVDTAEQVYISSLALLKMLKHGRAGVPMEVMGLMLGEFVDDYTVQVIDVFAMPQTGTGVSVEAVDPVFQAKMLDMLKQTGRPEMVVGWYHSHPGFGCWLSGVDINTQQSFEALSERAVAVVVDPIQSVKGKVVIDAFRLINPNMLVLGQEPRQTTSNLGHLQKPSVQALIHGLNRHYYSISINYRKNELEQKMLLNLHKKSWMDGLTLANYQEHCSINESTISEMLELAKNYNKALEDEEKMTPEQLAIKNVGKQDPKRHLEEKVDTLMSNNIVQCLGAMLDTIVFK